One genomic region from Flagellimonas oceani encodes:
- a CDS encoding recombinase family protein, giving the protein MKFGYARVSTKSQKHDLQVDAFLKEGIKPKNIYADISSGAIAERKGLDELLSILREGDTLVVWKLDRIARSLSHLTKLIEDFERKGIHFKSIQESFIDTTSPHGRFIFNLFASVAQLERDIIIERTRAGMESSRRRGLKIGRKPGLSKQALNKAMLAERYYRDNKLSIEEIMKLIDVGSKKTLYKYLAYQGRRKCIECGNLFWDKKQALGKAYCKKHKKKINS; this is encoded by the coding sequence ATGAAGTTTGGTTATGCAAGAGTGAGCACAAAATCACAGAAACACGATTTGCAGGTGGATGCCTTTCTCAAGGAAGGTATCAAACCCAAGAACATCTATGCCGATATTTCATCAGGGGCAATAGCTGAACGAAAGGGACTCGATGAACTTTTATCCATTTTACGTGAAGGCGATACACTTGTAGTCTGGAAACTAGACCGAATCGCCAGAAGCCTTTCTCACTTGACCAAACTCATCGAGGATTTTGAGCGCAAGGGCATCCATTTCAAGAGCATTCAGGAAAGTTTTATTGATACCACATCCCCTCATGGAAGGTTCATCTTTAACCTTTTTGCATCTGTTGCCCAATTGGAAAGGGACATCATCATTGAACGTACACGGGCAGGAATGGAAAGCTCAAGAAGACGAGGATTGAAAATTGGTCGTAAGCCTGGTCTCAGTAAACAGGCATTGAACAAAGCTATGTTGGCCGAACGATACTACAGGGACAACAAGTTGAGCATTGAGGAGATAATGAAACTCATTGATGTTGGTTCTAAAAAGACCCTCTATAAATATTTGGCGTACCAAGGCAGAAGAAAGTGTATTGAATGTGGAAATCTGTTTTGGGACAAGAAACAAGCTTTGGGTAAAGCCTATTGCAAAAAGCACAAGAAGAAAATCAACAGTTAA
- a CDS encoding site-specific integrase, producing MRSNSTFSVLFWLYSGRSKNGKAPIYARISVNGKKLNISLKRRIQINEWDSNKQRVKTSSIHAKSTNQYLDEFYSGLFHAYQQLRIEGKHITPHSVKARFMDEEVENQHFTMRDLVSYHNSNMFPKLHWNTSRLYLTSQKYIFLFLKKKLKKEDIRLDELNYKFILDFENFLRRHKPNHYQQQIGNNAVMKHIQRLRKMVSLAYRLEWIDKDPFRQFKQRLTPTNREYLGSEELQAIEELKLDSNRLKTVRDLFVFSCYTGVCYTDLMLLTEDNVVMGIDKKYWIITKRQKTHNPVKIPLLKKALDLIELYKDTRSIINNTLFPRISNQKMNAYLKEIASEAKIKKNLTFHMARHTFATTVTLTNGVPIETISKMLGHRKLTTTQIYAKVLERKVGEDMEILRSKLETSIESDLKKKSNES from the coding sequence ATGAGGTCAAATTCCACTTTTTCCGTCCTGTTTTGGCTTTATTCCGGTAGGTCAAAAAATGGCAAAGCCCCTATTTATGCCAGGATTTCTGTCAATGGAAAAAAGCTCAACATCAGTTTAAAGCGAAGAATCCAAATCAATGAATGGGATTCAAACAAGCAGCGTGTAAAAACTTCTTCTATTCATGCTAAATCAACCAACCAATATCTTGATGAGTTCTACTCCGGTCTTTTCCATGCATATCAGCAATTACGCATAGAGGGAAAGCACATCACCCCTCATAGTGTAAAGGCCAGATTTATGGATGAGGAAGTGGAAAATCAACATTTTACCATGAGGGACTTGGTGTCCTACCATAATTCCAATATGTTTCCCAAGCTACATTGGAATACCTCAAGATTATATCTCACCAGTCAGAAGTATATCTTTTTGTTTTTGAAGAAAAAATTAAAGAAAGAAGATATCCGACTTGATGAATTGAACTATAAGTTCATCCTTGACTTTGAAAATTTTCTTCGCAGGCATAAACCCAATCACTACCAACAACAAATTGGTAACAACGCTGTGATGAAGCATATTCAAAGATTACGGAAAATGGTCTCTCTGGCATATCGACTGGAGTGGATAGATAAAGACCCTTTTAGACAGTTTAAGCAGAGATTGACTCCTACGAATAGAGAGTATCTTGGTTCCGAGGAACTTCAAGCGATTGAAGAGCTCAAACTTGATAGCAATCGGCTGAAAACCGTCAGAGATCTTTTTGTGTTCAGTTGCTATACAGGGGTATGTTATACGGATTTAATGCTTTTAACGGAAGATAATGTGGTCATGGGCATAGACAAAAAATATTGGATAATTACAAAAAGACAGAAGACCCATAACCCGGTCAAAATACCACTTTTAAAAAAAGCTCTTGACTTGATTGAACTTTATAAAGATACTAGGTCTATCATTAACAACACTTTGTTTCCAAGAATCTCCAACCAAAAGATGAACGCTTATTTGAAAGAGATTGCAAGTGAAGCAAAAATCAAAAAGAATTTGACATTTCATATGGCAAGGCACACGTTCGCCACGACAGTTACCTTGACCAATGGTGTACCCATAGAAACCATTTCAAAAATGTTGGGACATCGAAAACTTACCACCACCCAGATTTATGCAAAGGTGTTGGAAAGGAAGGTTGGTGAGGATATGGAGATTTTGAGAAGCAAATTGGAAACGTCAATTGAGTCAGATCTAAAAAAGAAATCGAATGAATCATAG
- a CDS encoding YeeE/YedE family protein: protein MLYQPWPWYVAGPLIAIIMALLILMGKKFGMSSNLETFCSIGGAGKFTDYFKIDVKSKRWNLLVVLGSVIGGFLGAHWLSPDPAVHISDETVTKLQDLGFDSAGKAYLPTELFSMESLADPKVWVILLVAGFLIGFGTRYAGGCTSGHAISGLSNLQRPSLIAVIGFFIGGLIMVHVLFPLIFAK, encoded by the coding sequence ATGCTTTATCAACCTTGGCCTTGGTATGTTGCCGGGCCCCTGATCGCCATTATTATGGCATTGCTCATTTTGATGGGCAAAAAATTTGGAATGTCCTCCAATTTAGAAACCTTCTGCTCCATTGGAGGTGCTGGAAAATTTACCGATTACTTCAAAATTGATGTAAAATCCAAACGATGGAACCTATTGGTTGTCCTTGGTTCCGTAATTGGAGGGTTTTTGGGAGCGCACTGGCTCTCGCCCGATCCAGCTGTCCATATTTCTGATGAAACCGTGACAAAACTGCAAGATCTTGGTTTTGATAGTGCAGGAAAAGCGTATCTGCCCACGGAACTTTTTAGTATGGAATCCTTGGCAGACCCAAAAGTATGGGTCATTTTGCTTGTGGCCGGTTTTTTGATTGGTTTTGGAACTCGATATGCCGGTGGATGTACCTCTGGCCATGCCATTTCCGGTTTGAGCAATCTACAGCGGCCTTCCTTGATTGCCGTAATCGGGTTTTTTATAGGTGGACTGATCATGGTCCACGTATTGTTTCCTTTAATTTTTGCGAAATGA
- a CDS encoding sterol desaturase family protein, whose amino-acid sequence MMDYIDALVNGFLGMVQWTWRSIIFDVPWYTNYFWGLIVISLLVWALEILFPWRKEQSIFRKDFWLDIFYMFFNFFVFAIVINGVYKVLNVLFTDVGITSRSLSMVDIADWPQWLQLLVFFVVLDFVQWFTHILLHRVPAFWEFHKVHHSVKEMGFAAHMRFHWMENILYKPLKTLGVMVLGGFEPEQAYIVHFAAIAIGHFNHSNLRLTYGPLKYVLNNPVMHLYHHAYNLPDGHRYGMNFGISLSLWDYIFNTHYIPESSGKIELGFPGDDKLPEGFWKQSIHGFKKDKK is encoded by the coding sequence ATGATGGATTACATTGATGCCTTGGTTAACGGATTCTTGGGTATGGTCCAATGGACCTGGAGATCCATTATTTTCGATGTTCCTTGGTACACCAACTATTTTTGGGGGTTGATTGTTATTTCTCTTTTGGTTTGGGCATTGGAAATCCTTTTTCCCTGGCGCAAGGAACAGTCCATTTTTAGGAAGGACTTTTGGTTGGACATATTTTATATGTTCTTCAACTTTTTTGTGTTCGCCATTGTAATAAACGGAGTGTACAAAGTATTGAACGTTCTTTTTACCGATGTTGGAATTACCTCAAGGTCCTTGTCCATGGTGGATATTGCCGATTGGCCGCAATGGCTGCAGCTACTTGTGTTCTTTGTAGTCCTCGATTTTGTTCAATGGTTTACACATATACTTTTGCACAGGGTACCGGCATTTTGGGAATTCCATAAGGTGCACCATAGTGTAAAGGAGATGGGTTTTGCCGCCCATATGCGTTTCCACTGGATGGAAAACATCCTGTACAAACCTTTAAAGACTTTGGGGGTGATGGTCCTTGGTGGATTCGAGCCTGAGCAGGCTTACATTGTCCACTTTGCCGCCATTGCCATAGGTCATTTTAACCATTCGAACTTAAGACTGACCTACGGTCCGCTAAAATATGTCCTGAACAATCCGGTGATGCACCTGTACCACCACGCCTATAACCTTCCGGATGGGCATAGGTATGGAATGAATTTTGGCATCAGCCTTAGCCTATGGGACTATATCTTCAATACCCATTATATCCCCGAAAGCAGTGGTAAAATTGAATTGGGTTTTCCTGGTGATGACAAATTGCCCGAAGGATTTTGGAAGCAATCCATCCATGGCTTCAAAAAAGATAAAAAATAA
- a CDS encoding sulfite oxidase, which yields MNRRNFTNRMSLIAMATVLGGEIVFGHRMPKNYIPLGLQDPDPFKMFSKDKEMVVLNDKPWNMEARAHLLNDDITPNKYMFIRNNGRIPENIDASQWTLTVDGESVKNKKTFSLADLKDKFQHHTYQLTLECGGNGRSEFNPPAKGNQWTVGAVSCAEWTGVRLRDVLEDAGINSDAVYIGYHAADTHLSGDPNKEPISRGVPIQKALQDETLLAFAMNGEDIPLAHGFPLRLVCGGWPASTSGKWVNRISIRNKVHDGEKMGGTSYRVPCETVAPGSKVADSDMCIIESMPVKSLITYPKSGALIKEGETLKINGHAWAGELEVSKMEYSIDFGSTWQSCSLKKPTNRLAWQHFSATVSFPKKGYYEVWARATDTNGKSQPMVLPGWNPKGYLNNACHRIAVKIV from the coding sequence ATGAACAGAAGAAATTTTACAAATAGAATGTCCTTAATTGCCATGGCTACCGTTTTGGGAGGGGAAATAGTTTTTGGCCATCGGATGCCGAAAAATTACATTCCATTGGGATTACAGGACCCGGACCCGTTCAAAATGTTCAGTAAGGACAAGGAAATGGTGGTTTTGAACGATAAGCCCTGGAACATGGAGGCAAGGGCCCATTTGTTGAACGATGACATTACCCCGAACAAATACATGTTCATTCGGAACAATGGTAGAATTCCTGAGAATATTGATGCTTCCCAATGGACATTGACGGTGGATGGTGAGTCCGTCAAAAACAAAAAAACCTTTTCCCTGGCAGATCTAAAAGATAAGTTCCAACACCACACCTATCAGTTGACCTTGGAATGCGGCGGCAATGGACGAAGTGAGTTCAATCCGCCCGCAAAAGGCAATCAATGGACGGTGGGAGCGGTTTCTTGCGCCGAATGGACGGGAGTAAGACTTCGTGATGTTCTTGAAGATGCAGGAATCAATTCCGATGCGGTTTATATCGGCTATCATGCCGCAGACACCCATTTGAGCGGCGATCCAAATAAGGAGCCAATCTCTAGGGGAGTTCCAATTCAAAAAGCGCTACAAGATGAAACCTTACTCGCATTTGCCATGAACGGGGAAGATATTCCCTTGGCCCACGGTTTTCCCTTGCGGTTGGTATGTGGCGGATGGCCCGCATCCACATCGGGGAAATGGGTCAATAGAATCAGTATTCGGAACAAAGTGCACGATGGTGAAAAAATGGGCGGTACATCCTACCGGGTTCCTTGCGAGACCGTTGCTCCGGGCAGCAAAGTTGCCGACTCCGATATGTGCATCATAGAATCCATGCCGGTAAAATCTTTGATCACCTACCCAAAAAGCGGGGCACTCATCAAAGAAGGGGAAACATTAAAAATCAATGGGCATGCATGGGCCGGGGAACTTGAGGTTTCAAAAATGGAATATTCCATCGATTTTGGCAGTACTTGGCAGAGCTGTTCCCTTAAAAAGCCTACAAACCGTTTGGCATGGCAACACTTCAGCGCCACTGTTTCGTTCCCCAAAAAGGGCTACTACGAAGTTTGGGCAAGGGCAACCGACACCAATGGAAAAAGTCAGCCCATGGTATTGCCCGGTTGGAACCCGAAGGGGTATCTGAACAATGCTTGCCATCGTATAGCCGTCAAAATAGTCTAA
- a CDS encoding DUF6691 family protein has protein sequence MKNVVYVILGTFLGIVLYKSEAASWFRIYEMFQFDSFHMYGIIGSALAVGTVLVLLIKKGRIKSFSGEIISIPDKEKSFARYILGGTLFGLGWALAGACPGPIYILVGAGYWPIIIVLIGAVLGALVYGIVRGKLPH, from the coding sequence ATGAAGAATGTAGTATATGTCATATTGGGAACATTTTTGGGAATTGTGCTCTACAAATCAGAAGCTGCATCTTGGTTTAGGATCTACGAAATGTTCCAGTTCGATTCTTTCCATATGTACGGCATCATTGGCTCCGCTTTGGCCGTTGGGACAGTTTTGGTCCTTTTGATCAAAAAGGGCAGGATAAAATCTTTTTCAGGAGAAATCATCAGCATACCCGACAAGGAAAAGTCGTTTGCCCGATATATTTTGGGCGGCACCTTATTTGGATTGGGATGGGCCTTGGCAGGTGCATGTCCCGGACCCATATATATTTTAGTGGGCGCCGGCTACTGGCCCATAATCATAGTGTTGATCGGAGCGGTATTGGGAGCTCTTGTCTATGGTATTGTAAGGGGCAAATTGCCCCATTAA
- a CDS encoding response regulator, which translates to MKLTTFIIDDDLVSQFATRYCIQQSNGNFDIVTCSSGEEGIRACFNSIDNYNRLPDIIFLDLVMDGMNGWDFLENLKNLFKGHQLPSVYVLSAFTNASDRAIAKKNGLISGYVDKPLSRSYLSKILKEEEEKRS; encoded by the coding sequence ATGAAGTTAACTACGTTTATCATAGACGATGACTTGGTGTCGCAATTTGCGACTCGTTACTGCATACAGCAATCCAACGGTAATTTTGATATTGTTACCTGCTCCAGTGGAGAGGAGGGCATACGGGCCTGTTTTAATTCGATAGACAATTATAATAGATTGCCGGATATTATTTTTTTGGACCTTGTTATGGATGGTATGAACGGATGGGATTTTCTGGAAAATCTGAAAAATTTGTTCAAAGGGCACCAACTTCCGAGCGTTTATGTGCTTTCTGCCTTTACCAATGCATCGGACAGGGCCATTGCAAAGAAAAATGGTCTTATTTCCGGTTATGTGGACAAACCGCTATCCCGTTCCTATTTGTCCAAGATCTTAAAAGAGGAGGAGGAAAAAAGATCATAA
- a CDS encoding MBL fold metallo-hydrolase, translated as MKIEQIYTGCLAQGAYYIESEGEAAIIDPLREVGPYIETAKENNADIKYIFETHFHADFVSGHITLSKETGAPIVYGPTAEPSFDAIIAKDQQEFKLGKITIVALHTPGHTMESTTYLLRDENGKDHAIFSGDTLFLGDVGRPDLAQKAAHMTQEELAGTLFDSLRNKIMPLADDVIVYPAHGAGSACGKNMMKETVDTLGNQKKMNYALRADMTRDEFIAEVTDGLLPPPQYFPLNVKMNKEGYEDIDKILERGTRALEPEAFEVAANETGAIVLDVRHQDEFAKGHVPRSIFIGLDGSFAPWVGALVADVKQPILLVTPEGREEETITRLSRVGFDQTLGYLKGGIDAWKGAGKEVDTVESVNAEELKSLVEKGVPVYDVRKESEYQSEHLENAHLTPLDYINDHLSEFPEKETFYVHCAGGYRSMIASSILKSRGIHNLVDVAGGFAGIKKAGIPVTDYVCPTTLK; from the coding sequence ATGAAGATAGAACAGATTTATACAGGTTGCCTTGCACAAGGGGCCTACTACATAGAAAGTGAAGGGGAAGCGGCGATCATCGACCCGCTTCGCGAGGTTGGACCTTACATAGAAACGGCCAAGGAGAACAATGCCGACATCAAGTACATTTTTGAGACCCATTTCCATGCCGATTTTGTGAGCGGGCATATTACCTTGTCCAAGGAAACAGGGGCGCCCATTGTATATGGTCCCACAGCAGAACCTTCTTTTGATGCCATTATAGCCAAAGACCAGCAGGAGTTTAAACTGGGTAAGATCACTATTGTTGCCCTGCACACACCGGGGCATACCATGGAAAGTACCACCTACTTGTTAAGAGATGAGAATGGTAAGGATCACGCAATTTTTAGTGGAGACACACTATTCCTAGGTGATGTGGGCAGACCAGATTTGGCCCAAAAAGCGGCCCACATGACACAGGAGGAATTGGCAGGGACCCTGTTTGATAGTCTACGCAACAAGATCATGCCCTTGGCGGACGATGTCATTGTTTACCCGGCACACGGCGCGGGCTCTGCTTGCGGAAAAAATATGATGAAGGAAACCGTGGACACCTTGGGCAATCAAAAAAAGATGAACTACGCCCTTAGGGCCGATATGACCAGGGATGAGTTTATCGCCGAAGTGACCGATGGTCTGTTGCCACCACCACAATACTTCCCCCTCAACGTAAAAATGAACAAAGAAGGTTATGAGGACATCGACAAAATTTTGGAGAGAGGCACACGGGCCTTGGAACCAGAAGCTTTTGAGGTAGCTGCCAACGAAACAGGGGCCATTGTACTCGATGTACGCCATCAAGATGAATTTGCCAAAGGCCATGTCCCCAGATCTATATTCATTGGGTTGGACGGAAGCTTTGCGCCTTGGGTGGGCGCCTTGGTCGCCGATGTAAAACAGCCCATTCTGCTCGTTACACCCGAAGGAAGGGAAGAGGAGACCATCACACGTTTATCGCGTGTAGGTTTTGATCAAACCTTGGGCTATCTGAAGGGTGGAATCGACGCTTGGAAGGGTGCAGGTAAGGAGGTTGATACCGTTGAGAGTGTCAATGCCGAAGAGTTAAAAAGTTTAGTGGAGAAGGGAGTTCCCGTATATGATGTCCGTAAAGAATCAGAATATCAGTCCGAGCATCTGGAAAACGCTCACTTGACCCCTCTGGACTATATTAATGACCACTTATCGGAATTTCCGGAAAAAGAGACCTTTTACGTGCATTGCGCAGGAGGATATCGGAGCATGATAGCCTCTTCCATCTTAAAAAGCAGGGGAATCCACAACTTGGTGGACGTAGCAGGTGGTTTTGCGGGCATTAAAAAAGCTGGGATACCCGTTACCGATTATGTATGCCCTACCACATTAAAATAA
- a CDS encoding monoheme cytochrome C — MGNDFQKQVQAFSKILLSFLVIILVLFGGLFYWANHKSKPNIVEIPLEESTEDYDKIENGIHVATGFIADTGMQVTIQNCTACHSAKLVTQNRMSREGWKATIKWMQETQNLWDLGANEELILTYLAKNYAPTDKGRRQNLEDIEWYELK; from the coding sequence ATGGGAAACGATTTTCAAAAACAGGTTCAGGCATTTTCCAAAATCCTTCTTTCCTTTTTGGTGATTATTTTGGTGCTGTTCGGAGGTCTGTTTTATTGGGCCAACCATAAATCAAAACCCAATATTGTAGAAATCCCTTTGGAAGAATCCACCGAAGATTACGACAAAATAGAAAATGGCATCCACGTGGCAACGGGATTTATAGCGGATACGGGAATGCAAGTGACCATACAAAATTGTACGGCCTGCCATTCTGCAAAATTGGTCACCCAAAACCGAATGAGCCGAGAAGGTTGGAAAGCCACCATAAAATGGATGCAGGAAACCCAAAACCTTTGGGATTTAGGAGCGAATGAAGAATTAATTTTGACCTATTTGGCGAAAAATTATGCCCCGACCGACAAAGGACGCCGCCAAAATTTGGAGGATATTGAATGGTATGAACTAAAATAG